The nucleotide window TTTCCCTTGTCCTTCAGGACTTCCAGAAAAGTCTTGGCCCTGTGGTGTCTTTCTGGGCTTCAGACTTCCTTACTTTCATGGTCCATTGTCCATGGTTTTTATCAGCAACTTGGTACCCCAGGGCATACAGACTTCAGGTCACTGGACTATATCCTTGGGTACTTCATTATATTTTACTCAATACTTAACACCCAGTATCACCCTCCAAGTTAAAAAGAGTTGAAGCACAGTTGTGGGTGTAACCCTTTAGATCTCGTGTTTAGTTCTGAGATGCCACTGTCATCATCCCAGGGCAGAAAAAAAAGGGTGATTTTTGTCCCCCTTCCCAGCTGTCAACCTCAGGCAACGTTGGGGAGACATACGAGATTTGAGTGCCTGAGCTTGGGGCATCCTATGCTGGTGTATATGATGTGCTTTGGCTGCTGTCTGGGTTGCTAAGGCAGGTCCCTGCTTTAGTTTCCAGGTGAAACACTGTGCAGCTGGGGGCTGCCCCTTGCTAAGTAAGCACCATGCACTGTATTGCTCTAACCCTGTCAGCCATCTCACTCTCCCCACAGGGGCAGGGTAAGGGAGGCACAGTCTATTTCCTACTTCAGAAAAATATCTATCGGACTCATTCTCACAAATATTGTCTCGCTTCTACAAAGTTTGTCTAACTCTACATTGCAGGGCCAGGGTTTGAAGCTAATCTCAGATCACAAAAACTCACCTTCTCCTTTCTAGACACTCACAGGAGGTGCCATAGGAGTTGTGGACAACATCACAGTCTTCAACAGAGCCCTGAATTACAAAGGCCACATTTTCCCCTCTGAGAACAATGTAAATTAGTAAATAAACAGATATGAGTGGCTTCATGGAAGCTATAGTTAGAATTTTTAATGTGTAACATCAACGTTCCGGTTGCAGAGACAGTCCTATTTATAGCGTTCTCCGAAGCACACCACATGATTTGACCAGTGAAACTAAGGGCACAGGTTCAACATCTGGAAGCAAATCCTTTCTCTTGAATCTGTAATTTAGAATCATTTTAGTTGCAAGACAATTTCAAGTCTGTAAATGTAGGATGTagcaaacatattttaaaatattgttcaaTATGCATGGGTGTTTCTTCTGTCTGTTTGTATGAACTAAACCCCAGctttctataagagcagcaagtgctcttaactgctgggccatctctctagcacccacaacattttttttataataccCAACTATTAATTTCAAGTTACTACTTTCTAATTAATTCTTATACCAGCTTATAGTAGATGCCTTCTCAGCTTTCAGTTGAAACCCAGGTGGCCATGCTGCTCATGATATCCATGGTCACTGCCACTTTGAACAGTTATCAAAGTATCCCTCAAAAGTCAAAAGTTGAATAACAGGAGGGTTACTATACTTTCATTTAACTGTGCTGTACTGCTCTTTAGCATAAGTTGTGGAAGGTGAGAAATTGAAGGCCAAGAAAATATCATCATAGTTCCTTAGGATGGTTcgcttaccaactgagctattagTGGATCTAAGTGGCCTGCACTGAGGTGGCACACTAATCGTAACAGGGGCTTTTTAATCATGACAGTGTCAGTACTTTGGAGGCATTGTTTCCAACTCACAGAAGACAACACCAGTTTATCTTTTAGATTTGTGGCCAGTTTAGAGCCTTGAGATTTagttctggcttttttttttttaaactaagcaTGATAAGTAatttaaagattgctttttctgAAATCTGAGTTTTTGAAAGCTTAAGCTGCCTTTTTTTGACAATTTGCCTCTTCTCTGAAATCCCTTTCTGCCTGCACTAACAGAACTAGCAATGATTTGGCTCTTAAAATATGGAATGTGCCCACCCTGAGGGAAGCAAACAAGACCATAGCAACAGCAGGCAGGAAGCTTCACAGATATGAACTGGCATGCGAGTTTTACAAAACGTGGCAAGAAATAAGAACGACCTATTGGTCAGGTCCTTCTACACTAGTGAAAATTATCACGTGTCATTAACCAAGGCAAGCCAGGGTCAGAGGATGATTTTGTAAGGCAGCCTGGAAACAGAGTGAAGATATCAGGACAGGCATGGCAGAGCAGGATGCTTTCGTGCAAAGATTAGGAATGCTGAAAAGAGGAGCAGATGACTAGGTAGAGATCAGTGATGAGGGCAAGGGGAAAGTTAACTGAAGAACAGAACAAGGTGGAGCTGGACAATTCAATGAACATTTATAGGGTCCTCCCTGTCTGCCAGTCATGGGGCTCAGCCTGTGACTAAATCACAGAGCATGGCTAtttgagaaatgttttttttttttattattccaaCTCTGCAGAATGAGCAAATTATGCACGGAAGATTCAACAATGGTTGGCAAATTGCCAACATGTTGAACCCAGGCCATTCGCTAGCCTGACCTTAGTGTTTTACTGATGCATCATGTAGCTCGCTGGATGTGTTTGAGGCTTTTCTGACCTGAGCTACAAGCCGGAGAGAGATACCAAAGCATAGCAAGAGGATTCTGAGCTAGAGTTCGCTTAATCTGACTCTGAATTTCCTGTGGCATGCCTGGATGAAAGGCTCTGGTTGTCAATGTAGAAAAGCAAAAGGCAAAAGATAAAAGATAAGAACAGTTCTTGCTACAGAAACACTGGTTGAATCCAAATGACCACACAAACTTGCTCAGTGGGGAGATTCACAAAAGCTGAAATGACAAAATCATGTCACGAAGACTGTGTCCTCTgtaatacacaaacacaccattTCCAAAAAATGTAAATTCCACACACTCAATAGTCTGCTATTTATAGTCAGACCCCTTGTGACATTTAATTCTAGTGTGTGGTTCCCAGCCCATTACTAGCTTTCCTTAACCAGTGCCttactgaaatgaaaaaaaattgttttcctgAAACAGTAGCCTCAAAGAGTTCTGGATTTTAATAGAAAGTTAATATTGATAATAGTCACATATTTGTCCAAAGTGAACCTTTACACTttgatattaaaaaattattaaaagtgaaaatgttttcattaggAAAAATGgtattataaaaagaagaaaaatacattaatCTTTCATGTTATTCTCCTATTTCTCCTGGTTCCCTTTTCCTATCATCTTGCTAGAGACTCCTTTCCCAGCTGTGGTGCAGAGAAAATCCCAAGCAACAGcttgagtgagagagagaaagagagagatgtcaCAAAATGGCATGCATTCTATGGTTTGATCgagacaggcacagacagacagaccatcCATTTGCTGGTAGGTCTGAAGGAGGGATTGGGAATCCTGGGGGTAAGAGTAATCATGCATTGCTTCCCAACTTTCTAAGGGTGTAAAGATATCCTCCAGCAGCCAGCATGATGATATGGAGAGTTGCTTCAGGACAAGAAATGCAGGACAGATGAGGGTACTTCTGCATCATTCCTTTCCCATACAGTGCATCCTACACCAGACTGTCACATCTGTGATCCTGCAGCACAACTGGAGGAGGACTTCCCAACAGAGTGTCAATGTCCATGTGTTAGATTatcacacaaataaaacatccctgttaaataaagtgtgtgtgtgtgtgtgtgtgtgtgtgtgtgtgtgtgtgtgtgtgtgtgtgtgtgtgtgtgtgtgtgtgtgtgtgtttagatttgAGCACCCATgtaggtagaggccagaggaaggtgtcagaTACATTCCCCCATTATATTCTAACCTATTCCATTGAGACAacatctctcagtgaacctggagcttgctgcttTTCAGATAGGCTGGTGTTGCTTAGCAATAAAACTTTCCATCCTGGAGGGAGTCTTgctgagactcaggaagtaaataattcacaagtttcaggaagtccctggaactCAGATTCATAAAGCCCCTTGAGTTCCAAGATAATACAGCAGTAAGGGCTGCTGAGGAGAGAGACcttccaacctgttgagctgttTGCTGCtgtgcagagagctccagggatacATCTGTCATTCACCTTGGTGGGGGGTGCTTCTCAGTGATGGATACTTGAGTTATCCATGCTCCTGAAGAAACCCCTCATATAGACCTCCATAAGTAACCTCAGTTAGTTGCCTGGCACTAAGCCACATTTAGGTAAAATTGTTACTTGGTCCGGCATCATTTCCCTAGGTGGACTTTCATGTTGTGTCTCCCCAGAAAAAGGCTCCCACAACAGGTTTGGTGTCCATCAAGCGCTAGCTTCCTTCACTCACAATTCTGGAGGTATATAGGAGTGTGAGGCTACATCTGGATCTTCATGTGGTTGTTGTATATCAGAACATGTGCTTACATGGCAAAAACTCACActcactgagtcacctccccagcccaaaCTGAAGAATGTAAAGAACCATTGACAGGGACCTGGTGATTCtactatattttataaaactctttttacatttctctttttggTCATGGCAAGGTCTATTGGCACAAACAGCACAGCCACGAAGTATTCTTTTGACTTTAATAACTCatcttctatatatttatatatttatatttcttcttatcTTCATTTCATCagcaaaaggggaaataaaaatattgatctATAAAATAAGCGTATGATAACACGATGCCAAAAATAGCTTACGTTAAGTGCAAGGGGTGAAGCTTGAATGCAAGCTGAATTGCAGCAACATATTGATTCAACATTTAAATACGGGACTTgcaataaaataatcactgagatATGCTTCTTCCTATTAGTGGACATCTTACAAACTACTTCCTATACACATATCCAGTTGTAACACTTGACAGTAGCATTATGGAGCGTGACAGAACTTTGGTACACACTGTAGATATGGATAGTGATGTCTGTAAATGAGATTTCCTCACGGGATGAAGCTCTACACAGACCAGCCACCTGAACCCACACTGTTCCCCCGTACTGTTTGACCCCAACTTCCCAGTGTCCTCCCTGGAGTGGTCCAGGACAGTCGAGCAAGGCTCACTGGATCCATATGGTGTTTCCTCTCTCGCTTCTCCTGGGCTCCACTGTCAGATCTCCAAATGTGGAGAAGAACTGCTCCATTTCCTTCTGAAGCATGTCGTTCCTTTTCTCGGCATCCTCTTTTGCTCGTTCAGCATTTCTCATCTTGATCTCTATCATGGtgaacttcttcctttcttgatCCAGTTCATCGTGGAGACTCAGCATCTCTGTTTCCAAAGTCAGATTCCGCTGTTCTAAGCTGTGGAGCATGGGAAGGGAAACGAGAGACAGGTGAATTCTATGTCTCTGAAATGTGCAAGTGAAAGAGATCTGTTTTTCAAACTGTTTACAGCACTTAGGAAATGATCCCTGTCAAAGCATCAAAGTCGTGCCTAATAAGGTTTTCCTTGGTGCTATTGATTTACAATTTGCTCCTGTGATTTATTGCCATTGTCACAAGTCTCTGGGACATCTCTGGGAAGTGCTTGCTTGTCACTTCACAGTGCACAAGCAGGGGCAGCCACAGACAAACTAGAGACTCAAGCATGTAGCACACAAggggcaaaggcagaggcagcctcCTGCACGCTGTGGCAAGTTGACTTTTCTGAAAAGGATGGGGACAGTGTGTGGAGGTGGAAAGAAAGGAGGCTAACCAGGAGACCTTCTAGGGAAAAGACTTCAGCAACAATGATCACCAGGCTATATCCCCTGATGAGAACAGAGTTTTCAAGAGGATGTAGTCCTATTATATGAAAGGACCAACAGTAACCTACATCGTAGCTGGGTGGTtgaggcacatgcttttaatcccagcactgggaaggcagaggctggcaggtaTCTGAGggcagcccggtctacaaagcaagttgcaggacagccagggctgttatagagagaaaccctgtctcaacaaagaaagaaagaaagaaagaaacctgcaTCCTTGGCTGGAAGGTAGCAGTGGCCATGGCTGAACGAGCATCCTGCTTTCCGCCTTCTAGTCTCAGTGCTGTCCACTAAGCTGGTTAGAATGATGTCCATGGTTCTTCCAAATTGTCAGTCCCTTATAGGATGTAGACACTTTGTATCTTTATAACTGTGCTTTCAAAAACTATAGAATATAATGTAGTTTCTTCACACGTGACTATTTTCCTTGTGCTTGTGCATTTACTATTTTAAGAGAGGAGTACTGGAACTTGGTTCTTGGTGGCATATATCTGCTAGCAGCTGACTTGCACAATTCTCCTTTTCTGAGCTCAAGGACCATGGGGCTCATTCAAGTTTGTCAGGCCAGTGGAACTTAAAAAGTGGATTGCtttaatagtaattaaaaaattgaaatttccATTGTTTTTCTGCTTTGAAAAAAGACAAGCCTTATGTGTAGTCTGTATATTTGACCAGATAATAAGAAAGTTAAAAGGAATGTGAAGCTAGCCTCCTTTTACAAGTAACTTAAATCCAAaagcaaaacataacaaaataaaccctttctaccGTGTGCTAGCTAAGAAGGGTGTTTGTAGCACACAACCAAATTTTTACTTAAGAGGCTGGAAGTGTGCTGGCTGTCACCCAGTTACCCTACCATACAGTCTCCATACTCTCTGAAATTATTTTTGGACTAAATATGTTAGAAAAAGCTGAAGCTTAACTACCACATGAAATAAACCATGCAGAAAATGTATTAACATGCACATATGCCAGAAGCCTTTGTGTAAAACAGCCAGGAAGCCAAAGGACTAAGCAGAAAATAAAAGGGAATCCcttaaaacaaacacataaaaatgctgGATAGGTGTACAAATGTTTTATGAACTCTTTGTCAATGCTAAAGTTAAAATAATAGTATGTTCAGCTATCGGGATGCAGGGATAAATGCAACATAGGATAGTAAGTGGAAGCCCACAATAGTGTTAGCCTTACACTGAAGTCAGAGAGGATGGACCATTCTCTTCTTCAGCTGGTGAGAGATGGGGACTCTGGGATAAGAGAAGCCAAAAAGTGTGAGTGGATCCAACTGAGCTCTTGAGGCACAAGTTCTCTTTGCAAGGaagggaataaaaacaaaatatgctCATGAATTTCTACTATAGGCAGACTTGGAGcattaaaaaagagaattacattaCTGGAAAACTGACCTGAGAGACACAGAGTGTCATGTGGGCTGACAATTAGGAAAAATTATACATGAAGCAAAAGTTAAGATAGATGGGGATTAGATAAAGAATGTCCACTATACCTTAGAAAAGTTTTGATGAGAGAAAAGCTGAGAAGATAAGAAGATAAAATAGACACAGAGGGGATCAGAGAAATAGACCATATTTTAAAGAGTTATGGCCTTAGAGCAATAATCAAGCATGTATTTTGTAAactaagaaatggaagaagacatGGAATGTTTATATGGAAAGAAACCTTCCATCACAATAGTATCAGAAAGGGGGACTTTGGGGAAATCCTTAATatgaaaatgacatttatttagtGATCAAAAAGGATTGATTAATAAGGACATGGAAGATCCTGAACATTTGTAGAGCATTACATTATTCAATACAAAACATAACAGTCTCAAGGATAAATGGACAAGCTCAGAACAATGTTATAAGACTTCAAGGTatctttttcaaaatttctaCCTGTGGAGGAGAAAAATCAGAGAACTACAGATTTAAGTAGTCTGATTAACAGCTATATGTTACTGTTATACAcagttatatatgtataatagTTACATACAGTTTCCCAAACTAATAAGAGAATAGATTCATCAAGCTAAATAACTGATATCATATCAATGAATTTCTTTGAGTACAATTCAGTGTTTTCTAAGAACACAAAGTTGGAAAcaggggagggggtgggcaggAAAGAACAGTCAACTCCTGTGCTTGAAGCCCCAAACAACACATCTCACTGACAGACAAAGTGAACTTTAACTGTTGTCTCTCAATCTATCCATCCACAGTATTGGTGAGGTGGAGCTGAGGGAATTTGAAGAAAAGGGTGTAATTCTGTACAGCAATGGCAGAGAGGAACAAGAGCACAGATCCTTGCACACCACATGTCCTAGGTGTGCAACAGCCCCACCTGACCTCTTCCCTTGGCCTGGCAGTGGGAGAGGAAAATTAGAGGTGTGGGTTCCTGAAATGGCACTCTCTTTGAAAGGTCTGCTGTTTGTCAAGCTGTCTGAAATGCACTATAGATCTCAGAACACACTCATTCATCACATTCCTAGAAATGAGCAAACCTTATGAGGTGACGATCTTTTTTAATACCACTTGTTATTACAGTGCCGTGGAGAAAAATTCAAAAGCTCATTTTCTCTCAATAAATCTCACAGAAAGACTTTGCAGGGGAAGTCCTTTTCCAGCCCCCAAGcagtattttaatttatatttaattatccaCAGCTTATGAAAGTGTGCTATTTTTTGCTTTGTAATTCATCATTAGATGGGAAACTCATTACAATATGTTAAACTCGGTTGTATATgtcatccatttatctatcacCTCTGTATTGaaggtacatacatacacattgcaTCATATAATTTCATAACTAACTGTGGGGTTGGGAGCCACCAAGGCAGTTAATGAGAGTCAAATTATAGATGACGCTAGCAAGTCATTCATGAAGAGGTTCTCCAAGAAGCATGGCTTGAACCTGGGTCAGCCATGCCTTGTGGTGCCCTAACGCTGCTTCCCCTGACCCATAATTCAGCATTCGTTGCTCTACACTGCACCAAAGGAGCATAAGCTTAAACTGTTTACAATTCCTTCAGGTCTCTAGCATGAGCATTTATCTGTGAGTCCTGGGTTCCAGCCTAGATGGAGTACTGCCACTCACGAGCACAGCGGGCACGGAACACAGCTACCCGCCCTTAACCCACCTGGACAGCTTCCCCAAGGATGCTGCTAAGCAAAGCTTGCCCCTTGGCCACTTAAAGGAGAGTGTAGATTGCTAGGAAATCAATTTTAATGTAACCATATTCTCATAATAGTGGAACTTGCACCTTGCTTAGACCACACTTGCCCACATTAATTGACTTTGTATCTGTTCTTTAAAGTCACCATAGATTCATTTTCAGAGTAAAAGTCAGGGCTTGAAACTGAGCCCAGCAAGTCCTGTGTCACCATGGACCTACCATCTCCCAGAGCTCAGCAGATTCTTCCCAGTCTGAGAGAGCTGTGAGATAAACATACTCTCTCAGAATTAAACggttgaaaaatgaaaataaacgttttctttgctttttaaattccATTCTAACATTTTACCCAACTTCTTGTTTTACTCTAATTCTGCCCTCGTCTCACCAGTGAAAACAGCAGGctgagccgggcgttggtggcgcacacctttaatcccagcactcgggaggcagaggcagaggcaggtggatctctgtgagtttgaggctagcctgggctaccaagtgagttccaggaaaggcgcaaagttatacaaagaaaccctgtgcaaagctatacagagaaaccctgtcttgaaaaaccaaaaaagaagaagaagaagaagaagaagaagaagaagaagaagaagaagaagaagaagaagaaaaaggagaagaagaagaagaagagaaaacagcagGCTGCCGTCCTGTCCAGGGGTCCCTCCACTACAGACAGGGATATTCAATAATCATCGAAGAGGACCCTGTTTCCTGTTAGAAACAAGGCCCAGTGACTCCTTTTGTGCCTCTGAGGTAGATGCTACCTAACCTCCGCAACATTCCATAGCAGGGTAAAGggaagacctgagctcagatctctCTGGTAGGGCGTATTTGGTCCCGTGTGGCTCAGGACCGATGCAGGAAGCTGTCGCCACCCTCTGGTGACTATAACGATTTCCAGGTTTTCTCACCTTTTTATCCTGGACTCGTATTCGATCTTCTGCTTGGTCATTTCCTGTTTCAGGCTGGACACCAAACTGTGAAGCGCACTGTGGTTGCTGGTGTTGTTGCCGACAAATGTCTCGCTGTTGTCGCTGCTGCTGGTGGCGCGGCTGCTCCGACCACCCACACTCCTGCGGTCACTTTTGTTTTCGTAGTCCCCGGGATGAGAAAGGTCCTCCTGGGGGGGCCCGTCTAAAACGGGGTCCTCAAAGTTCCCACCGTAAAAGTCTTGCTCtgggcaggtggtggtggaggagcgACAGGAATTGGAGTTCTCGGGGAGGGAGATCTCGCAGGAGGAGGTGGACCACGTGGCGCTGTCCACGCTGTGCTTGTCATCGAGGCTCCCCAAGGAGAACTGCTGATGCACGTTGTCATAGGTGGAGAGCCTGTTGTGCTGGCCCGACTCGGCACCCTGCTCCTTCTGTTTGTTGTCTCGCAGGGTCACATAGCCATTGGGTAGCCAACTCATGCTTCGGCCATTCAAGGGGTTCCCTAGCGTGTCAGTGTTCAAAATACCCATGCGGACGGTTCCATTCTGCACACTGTGAGTGCCCATTTTGGTACCAGAGCTCTTGAGGGAAGAGGTCCTTCTGGCTTGTAAACTCCCATTAGGGGTGGTTTGGGTTTTCTCGACTCCTTCCGCATTGCTGCTGCTGAATGACCCATTGGTGACTATCCCACTACCCTTGTTGAAGGCTGGGTTCTTTTTGACCATGAGAGGGGGGCTCCTGGAGACATCCAGCTTGTGAATACTGTTCCTTGGGCTGTTGGTTTTGCTGCCTGATAGAGATGTGGGGGATCCATTGTCCACGCTGCCTCTCTGGGGGGATTCAGACTTGTCCCAAGAGCACCGCCTGCCGGGGCTCTCTTTGGTGTTGTTATTTTCCTTGTTCTGTAACTGACCCATCGAGGCTTTCTTGTGGCTATCATTGTTGTTGATACTCAGTCCATCTTGGGGCTTGCTTTGTAATTCTGTGTCCTTGGGGAAGAGATGGTCATGTTTACTAATCATCACTGACATTAACTGCTGGACCACCACAGTGCCTgcaattatagaaaataaaacagagtgaGTGAGGTGGCttggatttatttcccattttGAATTGGACTCTTGAGAAAAGATATTTAGAAGAAATTTACTATGATTATAACCCAAAACAACTTacattattaatgattatattaGTGATAAAATCTAAAGTTTCTTGAGCATCTATTCTGTGCCCTGAACTGTGCAAATAtggctgtatttatatatgtatgtatgtgtgtatatatgtgtatgtgtacctacacacacatacacatagtcacttttacattattttaaagattaagtaTCTTGATTAAGGTCACAAAACTAAAGGAGTCAGActctggcctttaactcagagtAATGTGTTTCAGAGCCTGGATTTTATTTCGTATACAACATTTATTGCAAGTTTAACATTCCCAGTATTAGAAATGCTTAAGAAGAAGTCATGTTAATTTAAGCCATTactgttgttttattgttgtatttAAATAGTCTTATACAGTCTATCAGTCTATGGTGTGTACATgattcatgttttttttgttgttgttttgttttcaagacagggtttctctgtgtagctttgtgcctttcctggatcttgctctgtagaccaggctggccttgaactcacagagatctgcctgcctctacctcccaagtgctgggattaaaggtgtgcaccaccactgcccccccTGGTCCATCTTTTTACTACAATAAGACAATGAAGTTCCTTGTGTCATTAAAAAGATTTAGGGCTAAGGGACATTGTCTAGAATGGTACATTATGGACCTCTAAATATCCTCTTTTCCATGAAAGCACTAGCAACATTTTTCAGAATTAACATTTtctgaattctggaaatgaactTAAAGAGCTAAGCATTTTAGAGAAATCTCAATAGAAGGGGCAACTCCATGCTGTTTTAAGTTGCTTGGATACTGCTGGATGTCGGTACTCCATCACTGTAGCTTGAAAACTAACAATCCACACTCCCTTTGACAGCCAACAGCTTGGAAGCCACTGCAATAGGAAGAACTATATTGGAAGGAATCCCAAAGCTCTGTCCTGGAGAGCTGCCATCTGACCTCTCTGAAGACTGCATTCACAAGACGACTTATGTGATCTGATTAGGAGTTTGCTTTAGGTAAGACACTTTCAATTACATTATATAAAGCATACCCAAACCATCCTCTCCATCTGAATCAAAGAGTAAGAGTTAAGACAGACAAACACTAAACCAATTGAATTTAATTGAGACATTAAAGGACAACCCTGGGAGTGAAACTGTGATGGCAGTTTAGATGCCAACAATCTCCC belongs to Onychomys torridus chromosome 10, mOncTor1.1, whole genome shotgun sequence and includes:
- the Arhgap24 gene encoding rho GTPase-activating protein 24 isoform X3; translated protein: MTANHESYLLMASTQNDMEDWVKSIRRVIWGPFGGGIFGQKLEDTVRYEKRYGNRLAPMLVEQCVDFIRQRGLKEEGLFRLPGQANLVKELQDAFDCGEKPSFDSTTDVHTVASLLKLYLRELPEPVIPYAKYEDFLSCATLLSKEEEAGVKELTKQVKSLPVVNYNLLKYICRFLDEVQSYSGVNKMSAQNLATVFGPNILRPKVEDPLTIMEGTVVVQQLMSVMISKHDHLFPKDTELQSKPQDGLSINNNDSHKKASMGQLQNKENNNTKESPGRRCSWDKSESPQRGSVDNGSPTSLSGSKTNSPRNSIHKLDVSRSPPLMVKKNPAFNKGSGIVTNGSFSSSNAEGVEKTQTTPNGSLQARRTSSLKSSGTKMGTHSVQNGTVRMGILNTDTLGNPLNGRSMSWLPNGYVTLRDNKQKEQGAESGQHNRLSTYDNVHQQFSLGSLDDKHSVDSATWSTSSCEISLPENSNSCRSSTTTCPEQDFYGGNFEDPVLDGPPQEDLSHPGDYENKSDRRSVGGRSSRATSSSDNSETFVGNNTSNHSALHSLVSSLKQEMTKQKIEYESRIKSLEQRNLTLETEMLSLHDELDQERKKFTMIEIKMRNAERAKEDAEKRNDMLQKEMEQFFSTFGDLTVEPRRSERGNTIWIQ
- the Arhgap24 gene encoding rho GTPase-activating protein 24 isoform X4 translates to MLVEQCVDFIRQRGLKEEGLFRLPGQANLVKELQDAFDCGEKPSFDSTTDVHTVASLLKLYLRELPEPVIPYAKYEDFLSCATLLSKEEEAGVKELTKQVKSLPVVNYNLLKYICRFLDEVQSYSGVNKMSAQNLATVFGPNILRPKVEDPLTIMEGTVVVQQLMSVMISKHDHLFPKDTELQSKPQDGLSINNNDSHKKASMGQLQNKENNNTKESPGRRCSWDKSESPQRGSVDNGSPTSLSGSKTNSPRNSIHKLDVSRSPPLMVKKNPAFNKGSGIVTNGSFSSSNAEGVEKTQTTPNGSLQARRTSSLKSSGTKMGTHSVQNGTVRMGILNTDTLGNPLNGRSMSWLPNGYVTLRDNKQKEQGAESGQHNRLSTYDNVHQQFSLGSLDDKHSVDSATWSTSSCEISLPENSNSCRSSTTTCPEQDFYGGNFEDPVLDGPPQEDLSHPGDYENKSDRRSVGGRSSRATSSSDNSETFVGNNTSNHSALHSLVSSLKQEMTKQKIEYESRIKSLEQRNLTLETEMLSLHDELDQERKKFTMIEIKMRNAERAKEDAEKRNDMLQKEMEQFFSTFGDLTVEPRRSERGNTIWIQ
- the Arhgap24 gene encoding rho GTPase-activating protein 24 isoform X1 codes for the protein MEENSDSTENPQGQGRQNTTKCGWLRKQGGFVKTWHTRWFVLKGDQLYYFKDEDETKPLGTIFLPGNKVIEHPCNEENPGKFLFEVVPGGERDRMTANHESYLLMASTQNDMEDWVKSIRRVIWGPFGGGIFGQKLEDTVRYEKRYGNRLAPMLVEQCVDFIRQRGLKEEGLFRLPGQANLVKELQDAFDCGEKPSFDSTTDVHTVASLLKLYLRELPEPVIPYAKYEDFLSCATLLSKEEEAGVKELTKQVKSLPVVNYNLLKYICRFLDEVQSYSGVNKMSAQNLATVFGPNILRPKVEDPLTIMEGTVVVQQLMSVMISKHDHLFPKDTELQSKPQDGLSINNNDSHKKASMGQLQNKENNNTKESPGRRCSWDKSESPQRGSVDNGSPTSLSGSKTNSPRNSIHKLDVSRSPPLMVKKNPAFNKGSGIVTNGSFSSSNAEGVEKTQTTPNGSLQARRTSSLKSSGTKMGTHSVQNGTVRMGILNTDTLGNPLNGRSMSWLPNGYVTLRDNKQKEQGAESGQHNRLSTYDNVHQQFSLGSLDDKHSVDSATWSTSSCEISLPENSNSCRSSTTTCPEQDFYGGNFEDPVLDGPPQEDLSHPGDYENKSDRRSVGGRSSRATSSSDNSETFVGNNTSNHSALHSLVSSLKQEMTKQKIEYESRIKSLEQRNLTLETEMLSLHDELDQERKKFTMIEIKMRNAERAKEDAEKRNDMLQKEMEQFFSTFGDLTVEPRRSERGNTIWIQ
- the Arhgap24 gene encoding rho GTPase-activating protein 24 isoform X2, with product MMPEDRNSGGRPSGASTPFIPKTTYRRIKRCFSFRKGIFGQKLEDTVRYEKRYGNRLAPMLVEQCVDFIRQRGLKEEGLFRLPGQANLVKELQDAFDCGEKPSFDSTTDVHTVASLLKLYLRELPEPVIPYAKYEDFLSCATLLSKEEEAGVKELTKQVKSLPVVNYNLLKYICRFLDEVQSYSGVNKMSAQNLATVFGPNILRPKVEDPLTIMEGTVVVQQLMSVMISKHDHLFPKDTELQSKPQDGLSINNNDSHKKASMGQLQNKENNNTKESPGRRCSWDKSESPQRGSVDNGSPTSLSGSKTNSPRNSIHKLDVSRSPPLMVKKNPAFNKGSGIVTNGSFSSSNAEGVEKTQTTPNGSLQARRTSSLKSSGTKMGTHSVQNGTVRMGILNTDTLGNPLNGRSMSWLPNGYVTLRDNKQKEQGAESGQHNRLSTYDNVHQQFSLGSLDDKHSVDSATWSTSSCEISLPENSNSCRSSTTTCPEQDFYGGNFEDPVLDGPPQEDLSHPGDYENKSDRRSVGGRSSRATSSSDNSETFVGNNTSNHSALHSLVSSLKQEMTKQKIEYESRIKSLEQRNLTLETEMLSLHDELDQERKKFTMIEIKMRNAERAKEDAEKRNDMLQKEMEQFFSTFGDLTVEPRRSERGNTIWIQ